The following proteins come from a genomic window of Falco cherrug isolate bFalChe1 chromosome Z, bFalChe1.pri, whole genome shotgun sequence:
- the DHX29 gene encoding ATP-dependent RNA helicase DHX29 isoform X1, which yields MGGRNKKQRAGSAAHTASAATAAARARARAAAEAGAAAAVAAEASSRVAPRPPPASKEPRVKQGPKTYSFSSTTDSSAAANLDKSVLKVMINGNLEKRIIDVINDHKAQNDDKGMISRRLTAKKLQDVYMALQRFSFKTEHIEEAMKNTLLYGGDLHSALDWLCLNLPDNALPEGFSQQFEEQQQKPRAKFCSPVSQREPPPRLADNKRKENVSATKESDVEKEKETSVKEWILRYAEQQSDEEKNESVKETDEEKFDPNERYVHLAAKLSETKDQASISKQDKDKQGQKVAQEKIRRIQQEMAILEEHPVFNPAVKVSNQQQKEKKKPPSSQPQESTLNLSLLEKPDGAAKEGKVKKKEPLDVRNFDYSARSWTGKSPKQFLIDWCRKNFPKSPNPSFEKVPVGKYWKCRVRIMKSSDDVMAMCPTIVTEDSMQAQHLAATLALYHLTKGQSVHQLLPPTYRDVWLEWRDIEKKKEEENKIETNKPRDNFIARLLNKLKQQQQLQSENQPKVSEGPEDSWEDLVSDEDFSSLSLETSGTDNLEPSRVLFKKLQSSSRYQRLLKERQELPVFKHRYSIVETLKKHRVVVVAGETGSGKSTQVPHFLLEDLLLNEGSNKCNIVCTQPRRISAVSLATRVCEELGCESGPGGKNSLCGYQIRMESRTGEATRLLYCTTGVLLRKLQEDGHLSSISHVIVDEVHERSVQSDFLLVILKEILHKRSDLHLILMSATVDSEKFSSYFSHCPILRISGRSYPVEIFHVEDVIEATGYVLEKDSEYCQKFLEEEEEVTVNVTSKGGGTMKYQEYVPIQSGSSKNLAPYYGNYSSRTQQAIVYMNPYKINLELILELLAYLDRSPQFKNVEGAVLIFLPGLAHIQQLYDLISTDRRFNLRDRHRLIALHSVLSTQDQAAAFTIPPIGIRKIVLATNIAETGITIPDVVFVIDTGRTKENRYHESSQMSSLEETFVSKASALQRQGRAGRVRDGFCFRMYTRDRFESFMEYSVPEILRVPLEELCLHIMKCNLGSPEDFLSKALDPPQQQVIGNAMNLLRKIGACLLNEPKLTPLGQHLAALPVNVKIGKMLIFGAIFGCLDPVATLAAVMTEKSPFTTPIGRKDEADLAKSSLAVAVSDHITIYNAYLGWKRARQEGGYRAEMTYCRRNFLNRTSLLTVEDVKQELIRVVRAAGFTAPTTQCGWDGSGATQPLSLHEIALLKAVLTAGLYDNVGKIIYTKSVDVTEKLACMVETAQGKAQVHPSSVNRDLQTYGWLLYQEKVRYAKVYLRETTLISPFPILLFGGDIEVQHRERLLTVDGWIHFQAPVKIAVIFKQLRALIESVLKKKLENPKMSLEDDKVLHIIKELIKTENGN from the exons ATGGGCGGCCGCAACAAGAAGCagcgggcgggcagcgcggcccACACCGCCTCTGCCGCCACCGCCGCTGCCCGGGCGCGAGCCCGAGCCGCTGCTGAGGCTGGCGCTGCAGCCGCCGTCGCCGCGGAGGCGAGCAGCCGAGtggcgccgcggccgccgcccgctTCCAAGGAGCCGCGTGTCAAGCAAG GTCCAAAAACTTACAGTTTTAGTTCAACAACAGattccagtgctgctgcaaatCTAGATAAATCTGTTCTTAAG GTAATGATAAATGGTAATTTGGAGAAAAGGATTATCGATGTAATCAATGACCATAAAGCCCAAAATGATGACAAAGGAATGATTTCCAGAAGACTTACTGCTAAAAAACTACAG gaTGTATACATGGCTTtacaaagattttcttttaagactGAGCACATTgaagaagcaatgaaaaatacacttttatatGGTGGTGATCTTCACTCTGCACTTGATTGGCTTTGTTTAAACCTTCCTGACA atgcTTTGCCTGAAGGTTTTAGCCAGCAGTTTGaagaacagcaacagaaacctAGAGCAAAATTTTGTTCTCCTGTGTCACAACGTGAACCTCCACCTCGCTTAGCAgataacaaaaggaaagaaaatgtctctGCAACTAAG GAGAGTGAtgtggagaaggagaaagaaactaGTGTGAAGGAATGGATTTTGCGATATGCTGAGCAACAGAGTGATGAAGAGAAGAATGAATCTGTAAAAGagacagatgaagaaaagtTTGACCCA AATGAGAGGTATGTACATCTGGCTGCcaagctttcagaaacaaaagaccAAGCAAGCATCTCCAAGCAAGACAAGGACAAGCAAGGCCAGAAGGTAGCGCaggagaaaataagaagaaTTCAGCAAG AAATGGCAATACTTGAAGAACATCCAGTATTTAATCCTGCTGTAAAGGTAtcaaaccaacaacaaaaagaaaagaaaaaacctcctTCATCTCAGCCTCAAGAAAGCACTTTGAATTTGAGCTTGCTTGAAAAACCTGATGGTGctgcaaaggaagggaaag tgaaaaagaaagaaccaCTAGATGTAAGAAATTTTGATTACAGTGCTCGAAGCTGGACTGGTAAATCTCCAAAACAATTTTTGATTGACTGGTGCAGGAAGAATTTTCCCAAAAGCCCAAATCCTTCTTTTGAAAAAGTTCCAGTTGGAAAATATTGGAAATGTAG GGTCAGGATTATGAAGTCATCAGATGATGTAATGGCAATGTGTCCTACAATTGTAACAGAAGATAGTATGCAAGCACAACATCTAGCTGCTACTTTGGCACTCTACCATTTAACCAAAGGACAA TCAGTTCATCAGTTACTGCCTCCTACCTACAGAGATGTCTGGCTAGAATGGAGggatattgaaaagaaaaaggaagaagaaaacaagatagAAACGAACAAACCTCGTGATAACTTTATTGCTAGATTATTAAACAAACtcaaacaacaacagcaactgCAGTCTGAAAACCAGCCAAAAGTATCTGAGGGTCCTGAGGATTCCTGGGAAGACTTAGTTTCTGATGAGGACTTCAGCAGTCTCTCCCTTGAGACCTCAGGCACAGATAATTTGGAACCTTCAAGGGTTTTGTTCAAAAAGCTGCAAAGTTCCTCCAGATACCAGAGGCTTCTGAAAGAGAGACAGGAGTTACCTGTGTTTAAGCACAGATACTCAATTGTAGAAACTCTTAAAAAACATAGAGTAGTTGTTGTGGCTGGTGAAACAGGCAGTGGGAAGAGTACCCAGGTGCCCCATTTCCTGTTAGAAGACTTGTTGCTAAATGAAGGATCAAATAAATGTAACATTGTTTGTACACAACCCCGAAGAATCTCGGCAGTGAGTCTGGCAACCAGGGTTTGTGAAGAGCTAGGCTGTGAATCCGGACCAGGAGGAAAA AATTCTCTATGTGGATATCAAATTCGTATGGAATCAAGAACAGGAGAAGCCACCAGACTGCTCTACTGTACAACAGGTGTCCTGCTTCGGAAACTTCAGGAAGATGGTCATCTTTCAAGTATATCTCATGTTATTGTAGATGAG gtACATGAGAGAAGTGTCCAATCTGATTTCTTGCTAGTTATTCTGAAGGAGATCTTGCATAAGCGTTCAGACTTGCATCTGATTTTAATGAGTGCTACTGTAGACAGTGAGAAGTTTTCCAGCTATTTCTCTCACTGTCCCATTTTAAGGATCTCGGGGAGGAGTTACCCTGTTGAG ATTTTCCATGTTGAAGATGTAATTGAAGCAACTGGCTACGTTCTGGAGAAAGACTCAGAATATTGTCAAAAGttcttggaggaggaggaggaagtaaCAGTAAATGTTACTAGCAAAGGAGGAGGCACTATGAAGTATCAG GAATATGTCCCAATCCAGTCTGGATCTAGTAAGAATTTGGCTCCTTACTATGGAAACTATAGCAGTCGTACGCAGCAGGCTATTGTCTACATGAACCCTTACAAGATCAACCTTGAACTTATTTTGGAGTTGCTTGCATACTTAG ATAGAAGTCCTCAGTTCAAGAACGTTGAGGGTGCTGTGCTGATCTTTTTACCAGGCCTTGCCCATATCCAACAGCTGTATGATCTCATTTCAACTGATAGAAGATTTAACTTGCGTGACAG GCACAGGTTGATAGCTTTGCATTCTGTTCTTTCAACTCAAGACCAAGCAGCTGCATTCACAATACCTCCTATTGGTATTAGAAAG ATCGTTTTGGCAACCAATATAGCAGAGACGGGTATTACAATACCAGATGTGGTGTTTGTAATTGATACTgggagaacaaaagaaaatag GTATCACGAAAGTAGTCAGATGAGTTCCCTGGAGGAGACCTTTGTTAGTAAAGCTAGTGCTCTGCAACGACAAGGAAGAGCTGGGCGTGTTAGGGATGGATTCTGCTTCCGAATGTACACAAGAGACAG GTTTGAAAGTTTCATGGAATATTCTGTTCCAGAAATACTGCGTGTGCCTTTGGAAGAATTATGCCTTCATATTATG AAATGCAATCTTGGCTCTcctgaagattttctttccaaagcattagacccaccacagcagcaagTAATTGGTAATGCAATGAACCTGTTGAGGAAGATTGGGGCTTGTCTGTTAAATGAGCCCAAGCTGACTCCATTGGGCCAGCACCTCGCAGCCCTTCCTGTCAATGTAAAGATTGGCAAAATGCTCATATTTGGTGCTATATTTGGCTGCTTGGATCCTGTG GCAACTCTGGCTGCTGTTATGACAGAAAAATCCCCATTTACTACACCAATTGGTCGAAAAGATGAAGCAGATCTTGCAAAATCATCTCTAGCAGTGGCAGTTTCAGACCATATAACAATCTACAATGCTTATCTGGG GTGGAAAAGGGCTCGACAAGAAGGAGGGTATCGTGCTGAAATGACTTACTGCAGAAGAAATTTCCTTAATAGGACTTCACTGTTAACTGTAGAG GATGTGAAGCAAGAACTCATACGGGTAGTCAGAGCAGCAGGGTTCACAGCACCTACAACACAATGTGGATGGGATGGAAGTGGAGCCACACAACCCCTTTCTCTCCATGAAATAGCTCTTCTTAAAGCTGTGTTGACTGCAGGGCTGTATGACAACGtaggaaaaataatatacaCAAAGTCTGTGGATGTTACGGAGAAGCTGGCTTGCATGGTGGAAACTGCTCAGGGTAAAGCGCAGGTGCATCCCTCCTCTGTAAATCGAGACTTACAGACATATGGATGGCTCCTATACCAGGAGAAG GTGAGGTATGCTAAGGTGTATTTGAGAGAGACTACTTTAATATCCCCCTTTCCCATTTTACTTTTTGGTGGGGATATAGAAGTGCAGCATCGGGAGCGTCTCCTGACAGTTGATGGCTGGATCCATTTTCAG
- the DHX29 gene encoding ATP-dependent RNA helicase DHX29 isoform X2: MGGRNKKQRAGSAAHTASAATAAARARARAAAEAGAAAAVAAEASSRVAPRPPPASKEPRVKQGPKTYSFSSTTDSSAAANLDKSVLKVMINGNLEKRIIDVINDHKAQNDDKGMISRRLTAKKLQDVYMALQRFSFKTEHIEEAMKNTLLYGGDLHSALDWLCLNLPDNALPEGFSQQFEEQQQKPRAKFCSPVSQREPPPRLADNKRKENVSATKESDVEKEKETSVKEWILRYAEQQSDEEKNESVKETDEEKFDPNERYVHLAAKLSETKDQASISKQDKDKQGQKVAQEKIRRIQQEMAILEEHPVFNPAVKVSNQQQKEKKKPPSSQPQESTLNLSLLEKPDGAAKEGKVKKKEPLDVRNFDYSARSWTGKSPKQFLIDWCRKNFPKSPNPSFEKVPVGKYWKCRVRIMKSSDDVMAMCPTIVTEDSMQAQHLAATLALYHLTKGQSVHQLLPPTYRDVWLEWRDIEKKKEEENKIETNKPRDNFIARLLNKLKQQQQLQSENQPKVSEGPEDSWEDLVSDEDFSSLSLETSGTDNLEPSRVLFKKLQSSSRYQRLLKERQELPVFKHRYSIVETLKKHRVVVVAGETGSGKSTQVPHFLLEDLLLNEGSNKCNIVCTQPRRISAVSLATRVCEELGCESGPGGKNSLCGYQIRMESRTGEATRLLYCTTGVLLRKLQEDGHLSSISHVIVDEVHERSVQSDFLLVILKEILHKRSDLHLILMSATVDSEKFSSYFSHCPILRISGRSYPVEIFHVEDVIEATGYVLEKDSEYCQKFLEEEEEVTVNVTSKGGGTMKYQEYVPIQSGSSKNLAPYYGNYSSRTQQAIVYMNPYKINLELILELLAYLDRSPQFKNVEGAVLIFLPGLAHIQQLYDLISTDRRFNLRDRHRLIALHSVLSTQDQAAAFTIPPIGIRKIVLATNIAETGITIPDVVFVIDTGRTKENRYHESSQMSSLEETFVSKASALQRQGRAGRVRDGFCFRMYTRDRFESFMEYSVPEILRVPLEELCLHIMATLAAVMTEKSPFTTPIGRKDEADLAKSSLAVAVSDHITIYNAYLGWKRARQEGGYRAEMTYCRRNFLNRTSLLTVEDVKQELIRVVRAAGFTAPTTQCGWDGSGATQPLSLHEIALLKAVLTAGLYDNVGKIIYTKSVDVTEKLACMVETAQGKAQVHPSSVNRDLQTYGWLLYQEKVRYAKVYLRETTLISPFPILLFGGDIEVQHRERLLTVDGWIHFQAPVKIAVIFKQLRALIESVLKKKLENPKMSLEDDKVLHIIKELIKTENGN, encoded by the exons ATGGGCGGCCGCAACAAGAAGCagcgggcgggcagcgcggcccACACCGCCTCTGCCGCCACCGCCGCTGCCCGGGCGCGAGCCCGAGCCGCTGCTGAGGCTGGCGCTGCAGCCGCCGTCGCCGCGGAGGCGAGCAGCCGAGtggcgccgcggccgccgcccgctTCCAAGGAGCCGCGTGTCAAGCAAG GTCCAAAAACTTACAGTTTTAGTTCAACAACAGattccagtgctgctgcaaatCTAGATAAATCTGTTCTTAAG GTAATGATAAATGGTAATTTGGAGAAAAGGATTATCGATGTAATCAATGACCATAAAGCCCAAAATGATGACAAAGGAATGATTTCCAGAAGACTTACTGCTAAAAAACTACAG gaTGTATACATGGCTTtacaaagattttcttttaagactGAGCACATTgaagaagcaatgaaaaatacacttttatatGGTGGTGATCTTCACTCTGCACTTGATTGGCTTTGTTTAAACCTTCCTGACA atgcTTTGCCTGAAGGTTTTAGCCAGCAGTTTGaagaacagcaacagaaacctAGAGCAAAATTTTGTTCTCCTGTGTCACAACGTGAACCTCCACCTCGCTTAGCAgataacaaaaggaaagaaaatgtctctGCAACTAAG GAGAGTGAtgtggagaaggagaaagaaactaGTGTGAAGGAATGGATTTTGCGATATGCTGAGCAACAGAGTGATGAAGAGAAGAATGAATCTGTAAAAGagacagatgaagaaaagtTTGACCCA AATGAGAGGTATGTACATCTGGCTGCcaagctttcagaaacaaaagaccAAGCAAGCATCTCCAAGCAAGACAAGGACAAGCAAGGCCAGAAGGTAGCGCaggagaaaataagaagaaTTCAGCAAG AAATGGCAATACTTGAAGAACATCCAGTATTTAATCCTGCTGTAAAGGTAtcaaaccaacaacaaaaagaaaagaaaaaacctcctTCATCTCAGCCTCAAGAAAGCACTTTGAATTTGAGCTTGCTTGAAAAACCTGATGGTGctgcaaaggaagggaaag tgaaaaagaaagaaccaCTAGATGTAAGAAATTTTGATTACAGTGCTCGAAGCTGGACTGGTAAATCTCCAAAACAATTTTTGATTGACTGGTGCAGGAAGAATTTTCCCAAAAGCCCAAATCCTTCTTTTGAAAAAGTTCCAGTTGGAAAATATTGGAAATGTAG GGTCAGGATTATGAAGTCATCAGATGATGTAATGGCAATGTGTCCTACAATTGTAACAGAAGATAGTATGCAAGCACAACATCTAGCTGCTACTTTGGCACTCTACCATTTAACCAAAGGACAA TCAGTTCATCAGTTACTGCCTCCTACCTACAGAGATGTCTGGCTAGAATGGAGggatattgaaaagaaaaaggaagaagaaaacaagatagAAACGAACAAACCTCGTGATAACTTTATTGCTAGATTATTAAACAAACtcaaacaacaacagcaactgCAGTCTGAAAACCAGCCAAAAGTATCTGAGGGTCCTGAGGATTCCTGGGAAGACTTAGTTTCTGATGAGGACTTCAGCAGTCTCTCCCTTGAGACCTCAGGCACAGATAATTTGGAACCTTCAAGGGTTTTGTTCAAAAAGCTGCAAAGTTCCTCCAGATACCAGAGGCTTCTGAAAGAGAGACAGGAGTTACCTGTGTTTAAGCACAGATACTCAATTGTAGAAACTCTTAAAAAACATAGAGTAGTTGTTGTGGCTGGTGAAACAGGCAGTGGGAAGAGTACCCAGGTGCCCCATTTCCTGTTAGAAGACTTGTTGCTAAATGAAGGATCAAATAAATGTAACATTGTTTGTACACAACCCCGAAGAATCTCGGCAGTGAGTCTGGCAACCAGGGTTTGTGAAGAGCTAGGCTGTGAATCCGGACCAGGAGGAAAA AATTCTCTATGTGGATATCAAATTCGTATGGAATCAAGAACAGGAGAAGCCACCAGACTGCTCTACTGTACAACAGGTGTCCTGCTTCGGAAACTTCAGGAAGATGGTCATCTTTCAAGTATATCTCATGTTATTGTAGATGAG gtACATGAGAGAAGTGTCCAATCTGATTTCTTGCTAGTTATTCTGAAGGAGATCTTGCATAAGCGTTCAGACTTGCATCTGATTTTAATGAGTGCTACTGTAGACAGTGAGAAGTTTTCCAGCTATTTCTCTCACTGTCCCATTTTAAGGATCTCGGGGAGGAGTTACCCTGTTGAG ATTTTCCATGTTGAAGATGTAATTGAAGCAACTGGCTACGTTCTGGAGAAAGACTCAGAATATTGTCAAAAGttcttggaggaggaggaggaagtaaCAGTAAATGTTACTAGCAAAGGAGGAGGCACTATGAAGTATCAG GAATATGTCCCAATCCAGTCTGGATCTAGTAAGAATTTGGCTCCTTACTATGGAAACTATAGCAGTCGTACGCAGCAGGCTATTGTCTACATGAACCCTTACAAGATCAACCTTGAACTTATTTTGGAGTTGCTTGCATACTTAG ATAGAAGTCCTCAGTTCAAGAACGTTGAGGGTGCTGTGCTGATCTTTTTACCAGGCCTTGCCCATATCCAACAGCTGTATGATCTCATTTCAACTGATAGAAGATTTAACTTGCGTGACAG GCACAGGTTGATAGCTTTGCATTCTGTTCTTTCAACTCAAGACCAAGCAGCTGCATTCACAATACCTCCTATTGGTATTAGAAAG ATCGTTTTGGCAACCAATATAGCAGAGACGGGTATTACAATACCAGATGTGGTGTTTGTAATTGATACTgggagaacaaaagaaaatag GTATCACGAAAGTAGTCAGATGAGTTCCCTGGAGGAGACCTTTGTTAGTAAAGCTAGTGCTCTGCAACGACAAGGAAGAGCTGGGCGTGTTAGGGATGGATTCTGCTTCCGAATGTACACAAGAGACAG GTTTGAAAGTTTCATGGAATATTCTGTTCCAGAAATACTGCGTGTGCCTTTGGAAGAATTATGCCTTCATATTATG GCAACTCTGGCTGCTGTTATGACAGAAAAATCCCCATTTACTACACCAATTGGTCGAAAAGATGAAGCAGATCTTGCAAAATCATCTCTAGCAGTGGCAGTTTCAGACCATATAACAATCTACAATGCTTATCTGGG GTGGAAAAGGGCTCGACAAGAAGGAGGGTATCGTGCTGAAATGACTTACTGCAGAAGAAATTTCCTTAATAGGACTTCACTGTTAACTGTAGAG GATGTGAAGCAAGAACTCATACGGGTAGTCAGAGCAGCAGGGTTCACAGCACCTACAACACAATGTGGATGGGATGGAAGTGGAGCCACACAACCCCTTTCTCTCCATGAAATAGCTCTTCTTAAAGCTGTGTTGACTGCAGGGCTGTATGACAACGtaggaaaaataatatacaCAAAGTCTGTGGATGTTACGGAGAAGCTGGCTTGCATGGTGGAAACTGCTCAGGGTAAAGCGCAGGTGCATCCCTCCTCTGTAAATCGAGACTTACAGACATATGGATGGCTCCTATACCAGGAGAAG GTGAGGTATGCTAAGGTGTATTTGAGAGAGACTACTTTAATATCCCCCTTTCCCATTTTACTTTTTGGTGGGGATATAGAAGTGCAGCATCGGGAGCGTCTCCTGACAGTTGATGGCTGGATCCATTTTCAG
- the DHX29 gene encoding ATP-dependent RNA helicase DHX29 isoform X3 yields the protein MVRIMKSSDDVMAMCPTIVTEDSMQAQHLAATLALYHLTKGQSVHQLLPPTYRDVWLEWRDIEKKKEEENKIETNKPRDNFIARLLNKLKQQQQLQSENQPKVSEGPEDSWEDLVSDEDFSSLSLETSGTDNLEPSRVLFKKLQSSSRYQRLLKERQELPVFKHRYSIVETLKKHRVVVVAGETGSGKSTQVPHFLLEDLLLNEGSNKCNIVCTQPRRISAVSLATRVCEELGCESGPGGKNSLCGYQIRMESRTGEATRLLYCTTGVLLRKLQEDGHLSSISHVIVDEVHERSVQSDFLLVILKEILHKRSDLHLILMSATVDSEKFSSYFSHCPILRISGRSYPVEIFHVEDVIEATGYVLEKDSEYCQKFLEEEEEVTVNVTSKGGGTMKYQEYVPIQSGSSKNLAPYYGNYSSRTQQAIVYMNPYKINLELILELLAYLDRSPQFKNVEGAVLIFLPGLAHIQQLYDLISTDRRFNLRDRHRLIALHSVLSTQDQAAAFTIPPIGIRKIVLATNIAETGITIPDVVFVIDTGRTKENRYHESSQMSSLEETFVSKASALQRQGRAGRVRDGFCFRMYTRDRFESFMEYSVPEILRVPLEELCLHIMKCNLGSPEDFLSKALDPPQQQVIGNAMNLLRKIGACLLNEPKLTPLGQHLAALPVNVKIGKMLIFGAIFGCLDPVATLAAVMTEKSPFTTPIGRKDEADLAKSSLAVAVSDHITIYNAYLGWKRARQEGGYRAEMTYCRRNFLNRTSLLTVEDVKQELIRVVRAAGFTAPTTQCGWDGSGATQPLSLHEIALLKAVLTAGLYDNVGKIIYTKSVDVTEKLACMVETAQGKAQVHPSSVNRDLQTYGWLLYQEKVRYAKVYLRETTLISPFPILLFGGDIEVQHRERLLTVDGWIHFQAPVKIAVIFKQLRALIESVLKKKLENPKMSLEDDKVLHIIKELIKTENGN from the exons AT GGTCAGGATTATGAAGTCATCAGATGATGTAATGGCAATGTGTCCTACAATTGTAACAGAAGATAGTATGCAAGCACAACATCTAGCTGCTACTTTGGCACTCTACCATTTAACCAAAGGACAA TCAGTTCATCAGTTACTGCCTCCTACCTACAGAGATGTCTGGCTAGAATGGAGggatattgaaaagaaaaaggaagaagaaaacaagatagAAACGAACAAACCTCGTGATAACTTTATTGCTAGATTATTAAACAAACtcaaacaacaacagcaactgCAGTCTGAAAACCAGCCAAAAGTATCTGAGGGTCCTGAGGATTCCTGGGAAGACTTAGTTTCTGATGAGGACTTCAGCAGTCTCTCCCTTGAGACCTCAGGCACAGATAATTTGGAACCTTCAAGGGTTTTGTTCAAAAAGCTGCAAAGTTCCTCCAGATACCAGAGGCTTCTGAAAGAGAGACAGGAGTTACCTGTGTTTAAGCACAGATACTCAATTGTAGAAACTCTTAAAAAACATAGAGTAGTTGTTGTGGCTGGTGAAACAGGCAGTGGGAAGAGTACCCAGGTGCCCCATTTCCTGTTAGAAGACTTGTTGCTAAATGAAGGATCAAATAAATGTAACATTGTTTGTACACAACCCCGAAGAATCTCGGCAGTGAGTCTGGCAACCAGGGTTTGTGAAGAGCTAGGCTGTGAATCCGGACCAGGAGGAAAA AATTCTCTATGTGGATATCAAATTCGTATGGAATCAAGAACAGGAGAAGCCACCAGACTGCTCTACTGTACAACAGGTGTCCTGCTTCGGAAACTTCAGGAAGATGGTCATCTTTCAAGTATATCTCATGTTATTGTAGATGAG gtACATGAGAGAAGTGTCCAATCTGATTTCTTGCTAGTTATTCTGAAGGAGATCTTGCATAAGCGTTCAGACTTGCATCTGATTTTAATGAGTGCTACTGTAGACAGTGAGAAGTTTTCCAGCTATTTCTCTCACTGTCCCATTTTAAGGATCTCGGGGAGGAGTTACCCTGTTGAG ATTTTCCATGTTGAAGATGTAATTGAAGCAACTGGCTACGTTCTGGAGAAAGACTCAGAATATTGTCAAAAGttcttggaggaggaggaggaagtaaCAGTAAATGTTACTAGCAAAGGAGGAGGCACTATGAAGTATCAG GAATATGTCCCAATCCAGTCTGGATCTAGTAAGAATTTGGCTCCTTACTATGGAAACTATAGCAGTCGTACGCAGCAGGCTATTGTCTACATGAACCCTTACAAGATCAACCTTGAACTTATTTTGGAGTTGCTTGCATACTTAG ATAGAAGTCCTCAGTTCAAGAACGTTGAGGGTGCTGTGCTGATCTTTTTACCAGGCCTTGCCCATATCCAACAGCTGTATGATCTCATTTCAACTGATAGAAGATTTAACTTGCGTGACAG GCACAGGTTGATAGCTTTGCATTCTGTTCTTTCAACTCAAGACCAAGCAGCTGCATTCACAATACCTCCTATTGGTATTAGAAAG ATCGTTTTGGCAACCAATATAGCAGAGACGGGTATTACAATACCAGATGTGGTGTTTGTAATTGATACTgggagaacaaaagaaaatag GTATCACGAAAGTAGTCAGATGAGTTCCCTGGAGGAGACCTTTGTTAGTAAAGCTAGTGCTCTGCAACGACAAGGAAGAGCTGGGCGTGTTAGGGATGGATTCTGCTTCCGAATGTACACAAGAGACAG GTTTGAAAGTTTCATGGAATATTCTGTTCCAGAAATACTGCGTGTGCCTTTGGAAGAATTATGCCTTCATATTATG AAATGCAATCTTGGCTCTcctgaagattttctttccaaagcattagacccaccacagcagcaagTAATTGGTAATGCAATGAACCTGTTGAGGAAGATTGGGGCTTGTCTGTTAAATGAGCCCAAGCTGACTCCATTGGGCCAGCACCTCGCAGCCCTTCCTGTCAATGTAAAGATTGGCAAAATGCTCATATTTGGTGCTATATTTGGCTGCTTGGATCCTGTG GCAACTCTGGCTGCTGTTATGACAGAAAAATCCCCATTTACTACACCAATTGGTCGAAAAGATGAAGCAGATCTTGCAAAATCATCTCTAGCAGTGGCAGTTTCAGACCATATAACAATCTACAATGCTTATCTGGG GTGGAAAAGGGCTCGACAAGAAGGAGGGTATCGTGCTGAAATGACTTACTGCAGAAGAAATTTCCTTAATAGGACTTCACTGTTAACTGTAGAG GATGTGAAGCAAGAACTCATACGGGTAGTCAGAGCAGCAGGGTTCACAGCACCTACAACACAATGTGGATGGGATGGAAGTGGAGCCACACAACCCCTTTCTCTCCATGAAATAGCTCTTCTTAAAGCTGTGTTGACTGCAGGGCTGTATGACAACGtaggaaaaataatatacaCAAAGTCTGTGGATGTTACGGAGAAGCTGGCTTGCATGGTGGAAACTGCTCAGGGTAAAGCGCAGGTGCATCCCTCCTCTGTAAATCGAGACTTACAGACATATGGATGGCTCCTATACCAGGAGAAG GTGAGGTATGCTAAGGTGTATTTGAGAGAGACTACTTTAATATCCCCCTTTCCCATTTTACTTTTTGGTGGGGATATAGAAGTGCAGCATCGGGAGCGTCTCCTGACAGTTGATGGCTGGATCCATTTTCAG